A section of the Proteiniborus ethanoligenes genome encodes:
- a CDS encoding S-layer homology domain-containing protein, whose amino-acid sequence MKRSISLILSMLLLFTFILPVSALEGYDKELENAIKKAKTLFDTTQYDKFESYINSYSSTVEYYLRWYDSKEKLGGMEVTIDSDGMVRNYYKYNYNEEMGTNTFPKVSKEEGLKAANEFLKKINPELYSKVKYEENNEPLNIYDRMYYYNYYRVENGIPFYQNNIYLSVNNKTGEVQSYGCYWDKVLKFDDKDNIIGIEAGQKAFIEKIGLKLVYKLDYSNREYKPYVVYTSLDTNKAIDAKTGEPVSIYSYYRYAAGEEMTKDSSVANDSGEIVLSPEELDAIDKMKDIISKEEAEKTARQLLNISTDYKLDGINLYNDWYNKNDHTWNMYFSNKDNSNISVTIDAKNKELKSFYRYNPYLEKETVKYTKDQLQKKAEDFIKKVQGDKFNIVELVEINEPIVRPLLEGEEPRQYYFTFTRKVKDAYFPGNGFSLNLDAATGEITSYNYSWYKGQLPSTDKVMSLEKAYGILFREIGMELQYIGDSDHRYFEEYGEQGEAKNAKLVYSIKQGKPLNIDPFTGELLYGLGRPYKESDISQYKDIEDSFAKMEIEALAKYGISFPGDKFNPKEGIKQKDLLYLMLKAKGYYYDLSYEDKDFIEKLYRYLVRESIIKENEKSPEAIVTREEATKFIVRALGYDKVASIEGIYSLSFKDADKITKDLKGHVAIATGLGILQGYDGNFNPKTNLTREQAAVVVFNYLNVK is encoded by the coding sequence ATGAAACGAAGTATATCTTTAATCTTATCAATGCTATTGCTCTTTACATTCATTTTACCAGTCAGTGCTTTAGAGGGTTATGATAAAGAGCTAGAAAATGCTATAAAAAAAGCAAAAACATTATTTGACACAACTCAATATGATAAGTTTGAATCCTACATAAACAGCTATTCATCAACGGTGGAATATTATTTAAGATGGTATGATAGCAAAGAAAAGCTAGGAGGAATGGAAGTAACCATTGACTCAGACGGCATGGTAAGAAATTACTATAAATATAATTACAATGAGGAAATGGGTACTAATACTTTTCCAAAGGTAAGTAAGGAAGAAGGATTAAAAGCTGCAAATGAATTTTTGAAGAAGATAAATCCAGAGCTATATTCTAAGGTGAAATATGAAGAAAATAATGAGCCATTAAATATTTATGACAGAATGTACTATTACAATTATTATAGAGTAGAAAATGGAATACCCTTTTATCAAAATAATATATACTTAAGTGTAAACAATAAAACTGGTGAAGTGCAAAGCTATGGATGCTATTGGGATAAAGTTCTTAAGTTTGATGACAAGGACAACATTATAGGAATAGAAGCTGGTCAAAAGGCATTTATAGAAAAAATAGGATTAAAGCTAGTATATAAACTGGATTACAGCAATAGGGAATATAAGCCTTATGTCGTATATACAAGCCTAGATACTAATAAGGCTATTGATGCTAAAACAGGAGAGCCTGTGAGCATATATAGCTATTATAGATATGCTGCTGGAGAAGAAATGACTAAAGACTCCTCTGTGGCAAACGATAGTGGCGAAATAGTTCTTTCACCAGAGGAATTAGATGCTATAGACAAGATGAAGGATATAATAAGCAAAGAAGAAGCAGAAAAAACTGCAAGACAGCTTTTAAATATAAGCACTGATTATAAGCTAGATGGAATAAACCTATATAATGACTGGTATAACAAAAATGACCATACATGGAACATGTATTTTTCAAACAAAGACAATAGTAATATTAGTGTAACTATAGATGCAAAAAACAAAGAGCTTAAGAGCTTTTACAGATACAACCCATATTTAGAAAAGGAAACAGTAAAGTACACAAAAGACCAATTACAAAAGAAGGCAGAGGATTTTATAAAGAAAGTCCAGGGGGATAAGTTTAATATAGTAGAGCTTGTAGAAATAAATGAGCCAATAGTAAGACCTTTACTAGAGGGAGAGGAGCCAAGACAATATTACTTTACATTTACTAGAAAGGTAAAAGATGCCTATTTCCCAGGCAATGGCTTTAGCTTGAATTTAGATGCAGCAACAGGAGAGATAACTAGCTATAACTATAGTTGGTATAAAGGACAGCTTCCATCAACAGATAAGGTAATGAGCCTTGAAAAAGCATATGGTATTTTGTTTAGAGAAATAGGTATGGAGCTACAATATATAGGGGATAGCGATCATAGATATTTTGAAGAGTACGGGGAGCAAGGCGAAGCTAAGAATGCTAAGCTTGTTTATTCCATAAAACAAGGTAAACCATTAAATATAGACCCATTTACTGGTGAGCTTTTATATGGCTTAGGAAGACCATATAAAGAAAGTGACATATCTCAATACAAGGATATAGAAGATAGCTTTGCTAAAATGGAAATAGAAGCATTAGCTAAATATGGTATATCATTCCCTGGGGATAAGTTTAATCCAAAAGAAGGTATAAAGCAAAAGGACCTTTTATATCTAATGCTAAAAGCAAAAGGGTATTACTATGATTTATCCTATGAAGATAAAGATTTTATTGAAAAGCTTTATAGATATTTAGTAAGAGAAAGCATTATAAAAGAAAATGAAAAGTCTCCCGAAGCTATAGTTACTAGAGAAGAAGCTACAAAATTTATTGTAAGGGCTTTAGGCTATGACAAAGTGGCAAGCATAGAAGGTATTTACAGCTTAAGTTTCAAAGATGCTGACAAGATAACAAAAGACCTTAAGGGACATGTAGCAATAGCTACAGGCTTAGGTATATTACAAGGATATGATGGGAACTTTAATCCAAAGACAAATTTAACCAGGGAACAGGCAGCAGTTGTAGTATTTAATTATTTGAATGTAAAATAA
- a CDS encoding DUF4846 domain-containing protein, with translation MNRMAVIFLLVILSLTGCATDKNSIELSESINRPSESKVVKNTSHIISDGITIETRYLPPEGYTKVEVVKGSFEEFLRNQRLKPYGEKALYYDGREKSPKGIYDSVIDVDIGHRDLHQCADAIMLLRGEYLYSIGAYAKINFNFVSGFKAEYNKWMEGYRIKVEGNNVSYYKATEPSNTYEDFRKFMDMVFAYSGTLSLEKELESVHIDDMKIGDVFIVGGSPGHAVVVMDMAVNQNNEKIFILAQSYMPAQQTQILINPNEENMSPWYSLKDCEKLITPEWIFELNQLKRF, from the coding sequence ATGAACAGAATGGCTGTTATTTTCTTACTTGTAATATTATCTCTTACAGGCTGTGCAACAGATAAAAACAGTATTGAACTATCAGAATCTATTAATAGGCCATCAGAATCTAAAGTGGTTAAAAATACTAGCCATATAATTTCTGATGGTATTACTATTGAAACTAGATACTTACCCCCAGAAGGATATACAAAGGTGGAAGTGGTAAAAGGAAGCTTTGAAGAATTTTTGCGCAATCAAAGGCTAAAGCCCTATGGAGAAAAGGCTTTATATTATGATGGTAGGGAAAAATCTCCAAAGGGAATCTATGATAGTGTAATAGATGTGGATATTGGGCATAGAGATTTACATCAATGTGCAGATGCTATTATGCTTTTACGAGGAGAATACTTATACTCAATTGGTGCTTATGCTAAAATAAATTTTAACTTTGTATCTGGCTTTAAGGCTGAATATAATAAATGGATGGAAGGATATAGAATAAAAGTTGAGGGGAATAATGTAAGCTATTATAAGGCAACAGAGCCATCTAATACCTATGAAGACTTTAGGAAATTCATGGATATGGTGTTTGCTTATTCAGGGACCTTATCCTTGGAAAAGGAATTAGAAAGTGTTCATATAGATGATATGAAAATAGGGGATGTATTTATAGTTGGAGGTTCCCCAGGTCATGCAGTGGTTGTAATGGATATGGCTGTAAACCAAAATAATGAAAAAATATTTATATTGGCCCAATCATATATGCCTGCCCAGCAAACTCAAATACTTATAAATCCTAATGAAGAAAACATGAGTCCTTGGTATTCTCTAAAGGATTGTGAAAAGCTAATAACTCCAGAATGGATATTTGAATTAAATCAATTAAAGAGATTTTGA
- a CDS encoding TM2 domain-containing protein, whose product MSMKYCPSCGASLDLSARECKYCGEAIAAAPQQPQAPQYQAQPQYQQPQGPQYQAIPQGTPPIGQPMYATGAPVKTKSKTTAGILAILLGGLGVHKFYLGKIGLGILYILFCWTYIPAIVGLIEGIIYLTQSDEDFYRKHVK is encoded by the coding sequence ATGAGTATGAAATATTGTCCATCCTGTGGTGCTTCTTTAGATTTAAGTGCAAGAGAATGTAAATACTGTGGAGAAGCTATAGCTGCTGCACCACAACAGCCACAAGCACCCCAATATCAGGCACAGCCTCAATATCAACAGCCACAAGGACCTCAATATCAGGCTATCCCACAGGGAACACCACCTATAGGACAGCCTATGTATGCTACTGGTGCACCTGTTAAGACTAAAAGCAAGACTACTGCAGGAATACTTGCAATTTTACTAGGAGGTCTTGGAGTACATAAGTTTTACTTAGGAAAAATTGGTTTAGGAATATTATATATACTTTTCTGTTGGACATACATTCCAGCTATTGTTGGGTTAATAGAAGGCATTATTTATCTTACCCAAAGCGATGAGGATTTTTATAGAAAACATGTTAAATAA